From the genome of Polyodon spathula isolate WHYD16114869_AA chromosome 14, ASM1765450v1, whole genome shotgun sequence, one region includes:
- the LOC121326908 gene encoding G-protein coupled receptor 87-like isoform X1, whose protein sequence is MLKALFSSEMDQLSNSSNVKTNGTISKNGTADEIEMFTVIICSLYAFIFLGGLILNTLAAWIFFQLKNKTTFIFYLKNIAVADLIITLTFPFKILSDLGLGPWELKAFVCRYSAVIFYCNMYVSILFLGLISLDRYLKIVKPFGDSRMYNVKFTKFVSLGVWLCMILISMPNVIFTNVSPTIETAGNCLALKSHVGLAWHGAVIYVNICIFAAVFIVLTACYISISRHIYRSNKQFVGSENERKHNQNILIILLVFFICFVPYHLWRIPFTLTQIAPKFDKYGTLILTQGKIVTLFLSACNVCLDPIIYFLMCKSFTQMLCKKMHIGHSVTFNGSTCSAKGIIKVRRFREYTSTSI, encoded by the coding sequence CTCTCCAACTCCTCCAATGTGAAGACAAATGGGACTATTAGCAAAAACGGGACTGCTGACGAGATTGAAATGTTTACCGTGATCATCTGTTCGTTGTATGCCTTCATTTTCCTCGGTGGATTGATACTGAACACTTTGGCCGCCTGGATTTTCTTTCAGTTAAAAAACAAGACAACTTTCATATTTTATCTGAAAAACATTGCCGTTGCAGACTTAATTATAACACTGACATTTCCCTTTAAAATACTCAGTGACTTAGGACTGGGACCCTGGGAATTAAAGGCTTTTGTGTGCCGCTATTCTGCAGTCATATTCTACTGTAACATGTATGTTAGCATACTTTTCCTTGGACTGATCAGCTTAGACAGATATCTAAAAATTGTGAAGCCGTTCGGCGACTCCAGAATGTACAATGTTAAGTTCACAAAATTTGTGTCTTTAGGAGTGTGGCTGTGCATGATCCTTATTTCGATGCCAAACGTGATTTTTACAAATGTAAGTCCAACCATAGAAACAGCTGGCAACTGTTTAGCTCTAAAAAGCCACGTTGGTCTTGCGTGGCATGGAGCGGTAATCTATGTGAACATCTGCATATTTGCAGCTGTTTTCATAGTATTAACTGCATGCTACATTTCGATCTCCAGGCACATCTATCGCTCGAATAAACAGTTTGTAGGTTCTGAGAACGAAAGAAAGCACaatcaaaatatattaataattctacttgttttttttatttgctttgtgccGTATCATTTGTGGAGAATACCGTTTACATTAACTCAGATAGCCCCAAAATTCGATAAGTACGGGACTTTAATTTTGACACAGGGCAAAATTGTTACTCTCTTTCTGTCTGCGTGCAACGTCTGCCTGGACCCAATTATATACTTTCTGATGTGCAAGTCCTTTACCCAAatgctgtgtaaaaaaatgcatattggaCATAGTGTTACTTTCAATGGGTCCACATGCAGCGCCAAAGGAATAATCAAGGTGCGCAGATTCCGAGAATACACATCCACAAGCATTTAG
- the LOC121326908 gene encoding G-protein coupled receptor 87-like isoform X2 — protein sequence MDQLSNSSNVKTNGTISKNGTADEIEMFTVIICSLYAFIFLGGLILNTLAAWIFFQLKNKTTFIFYLKNIAVADLIITLTFPFKILSDLGLGPWELKAFVCRYSAVIFYCNMYVSILFLGLISLDRYLKIVKPFGDSRMYNVKFTKFVSLGVWLCMILISMPNVIFTNVSPTIETAGNCLALKSHVGLAWHGAVIYVNICIFAAVFIVLTACYISISRHIYRSNKQFVGSENERKHNQNILIILLVFFICFVPYHLWRIPFTLTQIAPKFDKYGTLILTQGKIVTLFLSACNVCLDPIIYFLMCKSFTQMLCKKMHIGHSVTFNGSTCSAKGIIKVRRFREYTSTSI from the coding sequence CTCTCCAACTCCTCCAATGTGAAGACAAATGGGACTATTAGCAAAAACGGGACTGCTGACGAGATTGAAATGTTTACCGTGATCATCTGTTCGTTGTATGCCTTCATTTTCCTCGGTGGATTGATACTGAACACTTTGGCCGCCTGGATTTTCTTTCAGTTAAAAAACAAGACAACTTTCATATTTTATCTGAAAAACATTGCCGTTGCAGACTTAATTATAACACTGACATTTCCCTTTAAAATACTCAGTGACTTAGGACTGGGACCCTGGGAATTAAAGGCTTTTGTGTGCCGCTATTCTGCAGTCATATTCTACTGTAACATGTATGTTAGCATACTTTTCCTTGGACTGATCAGCTTAGACAGATATCTAAAAATTGTGAAGCCGTTCGGCGACTCCAGAATGTACAATGTTAAGTTCACAAAATTTGTGTCTTTAGGAGTGTGGCTGTGCATGATCCTTATTTCGATGCCAAACGTGATTTTTACAAATGTAAGTCCAACCATAGAAACAGCTGGCAACTGTTTAGCTCTAAAAAGCCACGTTGGTCTTGCGTGGCATGGAGCGGTAATCTATGTGAACATCTGCATATTTGCAGCTGTTTTCATAGTATTAACTGCATGCTACATTTCGATCTCCAGGCACATCTATCGCTCGAATAAACAGTTTGTAGGTTCTGAGAACGAAAGAAAGCACaatcaaaatatattaataattctacttgttttttttatttgctttgtgccGTATCATTTGTGGAGAATACCGTTTACATTAACTCAGATAGCCCCAAAATTCGATAAGTACGGGACTTTAATTTTGACACAGGGCAAAATTGTTACTCTCTTTCTGTCTGCGTGCAACGTCTGCCTGGACCCAATTATATACTTTCTGATGTGCAAGTCCTTTACCCAAatgctgtgtaaaaaaatgcatattggaCATAGTGTTACTTTCAATGGGTCCACATGCAGCGCCAAAGGAATAATCAAGGTGCGCAGATTCCGAGAATACACATCCACAAGCATTTAG